A DNA window from uncultured Methanoregula sp. contains the following coding sequences:
- a CDS encoding PGF-pre-PGF domain-containing protein: protein MNRNPFSSRILLPALFFVLILSLVAAASAAAPTVSSIAPSSGPNTTTVSITNLAGTGFQSGANITLTPVNVTPVHKGSIADGAGTGGALLDGPNSVYVVGNYAYVVSTSSNALEIVNISNPAYPVHTGSISNGGGGGSGALLDTPWSVYVSGNYAYVASYGSSALEIVNISNPESPTHTGSIADGGGGGSGALLNNPTSVYVVGNYAYVASDTSNALEIVNISNPESPTHTGSIADGGGGGSGALLTHPYSVYVVGNYAYVASKGSNALEIVNISDPADPTHEGSIEDGSSSGTGVMLDNPYSVYVVGNYAYVTSSGSSALEIVDISNPASPSHAANFPDGTGGARMSTPYGVYVSGNYAYVTSYGNSALEIVDISSPTSPSHAANFPDGAGGALLSTPNGVYISGDYAYVASAGSGALEIVNISNPASPTHKGSISNGGGGGSGALLNSPYSVYVLGNYAYVASAGSDALEIVDISNPASPSHKGSISNGDGGALLNHPQGVYVSGNYAYVASRSSNALEIVDISNPASPTHKASIVNGAGGALLSEPFGVYVSGTYAYVAAKSSNALEIVDIGNIPLTSANVASATKITGTFDLKNRIAGLYHVVVTNPDNQFGTLSSGFTITNGTAAAPTVTGITPSSGQNTTSISITNLSGTGFSETASVNLTRAGYSNITATSVTVVSSSNITCTFDLTNKIPGTWNVNVTNPDGQQAALLNGFTITNTTPAPTVTGITPSTGQNTTSISITNLAGTGFYGTPTVNLTKTGYSNITATSVTVVSSSNITCTFNLANKIPGTWNVNVTNPDGQQAALLNGFTITNTTPAPTVTGISPSTGQNTTSVSITNLAGTGFYGTPTVNLTRAGYSNITATGVTLVSANQLTCSFDLANRPSGTWNVNVTNPDGRQAALLNGFEITNSSTPTPTPTPTPNPTPTASGGGDVGPVQRQQSASSGSGMSIANGAPAGGAVTYSFGEPVTDYPVSIESISFVPDQAIGQSQCLITRTSPQEAFTVPDRPAVYESIQINWINPNMMSDAVIQFSVKGSWLREQNIGPQDVVMMRQHDLIWAEIPTVFDHVANDMYFYRATTPGFSNFAVSVRKNVTAVVIVSNTTTIPTTSPTLTTTATATAVTTRIPTSVPVKRTSPTPTPVPAPAVQPETGVPVLYILAGIVIIIIAAAGFFFGRRWWWARQNPGLFRKY, encoded by the coding sequence ATGAACCGCAACCCGTTCTCCTCCCGCATCCTCCTTCCGGCACTTTTCTTTGTGCTCATCCTTAGCCTGGTGGCGGCTGCCTCTGCAGCAGCGCCAACGGTCTCCTCCATCGCGCCATCCTCCGGCCCGAACACGACAACGGTCAGCATCACGAACCTGGCCGGTACCGGGTTCCAGTCCGGGGCAAATATCACCTTAACGCCGGTGAATGTCACGCCCGTCCACAAGGGGAGCATTGCCGACGGGGCAGGCACCGGCGGAGCGCTGCTGGACGGTCCCAACAGCGTGTACGTTGTCGGGAACTATGCGTATGTGGTAAGTACTTCCAGCAATGCGCTCGAGATTGTGAATATCAGCAACCCGGCCTATCCGGTGCATACGGGGAGTATTTCGAATGGGGGCGGTGGCGGGAGCGGAGCCCTGCTGGACACTCCCTGGAGTGTGTACGTATCCGGTAACTATGCGTATGTCGCCAGTTATGGGAGCAGTGCTCTTGAGATCGTGAATATCAGCAACCCGGAAAGTCCTACCCATACGGGGAGTATTGCGGATGGGGGCGGTGGCGGAAGCGGAGCCCTGCTGAACAATCCCACCAGCGTGTACGTTGTCGGGAACTATGCGTATGTGGCAAGTGATACCAGCAATGCTCTTGAGATCGTGAATATCAGCAACCCGGAAAGTCCTACCCATACGGGGAGTATTGCGGATGGGGGCGGCGGCGGAAGCGGAGCGCTGCTGACCCATCCCTATAGCGTGTACGTTGTCGGGAACTATGCGTATGTGGCGAGCAAGGGCAGCAATGCGCTCGAGATCGTGAATATCAGCGACCCCGCCGACCCTACCCATGAGGGCAGTATTGAGGATGGCAGCAGTAGCGGAACCGGAGTGATGCTGGACAATCCCTATAGCGTCTACGTTGTCGGGAACTATGCGTATGTGACAAGTTCTGGGAGCAGTGCTCTTGAGATCGTGGATATCAGCAACCCCGCAAGTCCATCCCATGCGGCAAATTTTCCGGATGGAACCGGCGGAGCACGGATGAGTACTCCGTATGGCGTGTACGTTTCCGGGAACTATGCGTATGTCACAAGTTATGGGAACAGTGCTCTTGAGATCGTGGATATCAGCAGCCCCACAAGTCCATCCCATGCGGCAAATTTTCCGGATGGAGCCGGCGGAGCACTGCTGAGTACTCCGAATGGCGTGTACATTTCCGGGGACTATGCATATGTGGCAAGTGCTGGCAGCGGTGCGCTGGAGATCGTGAATATCAGCAACCCGGCCAGTCCTACCCACAAGGGCAGTATTTCGAATGGTGGCGGCGGCGGGAGCGGAGCCCTGCTGAACAGTCCCTACAGCGTCTACGTTCTTGGGAACTACGCGTATGTGGCAAGTGCTGGCAGTGATGCACTGGAGATCGTGGATATCAGCAACCCCGCAAGTCCATCCCATAAGGGCAGCATTTCGAACGGTGACGGCGGTGCGCTGCTGAACCATCCGCAGGGAGTGTACGTTTCCGGGAACTACGCGTATGTGGCGAGCCGCAGCAGCAATGCACTCGAGATCGTGGATATCAGCAACCCGGCCAGTCCAACCCATAAAGCCAGCATCGTTAATGGTGCCGGCGGCGCTCTGCTGAGCGAGCCGTTTGGTGTGTACGTTTCCGGAACCTATGCGTATGTGGCGGCCAAGAGCAGCAATGCTCTGGAGATCGTAGATATCGGGAATATTCCTCTGACCAGTGCAAACGTGGCATCTGCCACGAAGATCACCGGAACATTCGACCTGAAAAACCGGATTGCCGGCCTGTATCATGTCGTGGTTACCAACCCGGACAACCAGTTCGGGACGCTCAGCAGCGGGTTCACCATTACGAACGGGACTGCTGCAGCCCCGACCGTGACCGGCATCACCCCGTCGTCCGGCCAGAACACGACAAGTATCAGTATCACGAATCTTTCCGGTACCGGATTTTCCGAAACCGCGTCGGTCAATCTCACCCGGGCCGGATACAGCAACATCACGGCAACTTCGGTGACCGTTGTATCGTCAAGCAATATCACCTGCACGTTCGATCTGACGAACAAAATTCCTGGAACCTGGAACGTTAACGTCACTAACCCGGATGGCCAGCAGGCAGCTCTGCTGAACGGGTTCACAATAACGAATACCACACCGGCACCGACCGTTACCGGTATTACACCAAGCACCGGCCAGAACACGACGAGTATCAGTATCACGAACCTTGCCGGTACCGGGTTCTACGGGACTCCGACCGTCAACCTCACCAAGACCGGATACAGTAACATCACCGCTACCAGCGTGACGGTGGTTTCTTCGAGCAATATTACCTGCACATTCAATCTCGCGAATAAAATCCCGGGAACCTGGAACGTCAACGTCACAAACCCGGATGGCCAGCAGGCCGCTTTGCTCAACGGGTTCACTATCACCAACACAACTCCGGCTCCAACGGTTACCGGCATCTCTCCGTCGACCGGCCAGAACACAACGAGTGTGAGCATCACGAACCTTGCCGGTACCGGGTTCTACGGGACGCCAACGGTCAACCTCACCCGGGCCGGCTACAGCAACATCACTGCAACCGGTGTGACACTCGTATCAGCTAACCAGCTCACCTGCTCTTTCGATCTCGCGAACCGACCGTCCGGAACATGGAATGTAAATGTCACAAACCCGGACGGCCGGCAGGCAGCGCTTCTCAACGGGTTTGAGATAACCAACTCATCGACACCTACGCCCACGCCGACTCCGACACCCAACCCGACACCGACCGCATCCGGTGGTGGCGATGTCGGGCCGGTCCAGCGCCAGCAGTCCGCGTCATCGGGAAGCGGCATGTCGATCGCAAACGGGGCCCCGGCTGGCGGGGCGGTGACGTATTCCTTTGGGGAGCCGGTCACGGATTACCCGGTCTCGATCGAGAGCATATCGTTTGTGCCCGACCAGGCAATCGGGCAGTCCCAGTGCCTGATCACCCGGACGAGCCCGCAGGAAGCGTTCACTGTTCCGGACCGGCCGGCGGTATACGAGAGCATCCAGATCAACTGGATCAATCCGAATATGATGTCGGATGCAGTGATCCAGTTCAGCGTGAAGGGCTCCTGGCTACGGGAGCAGAATATCGGCCCCCAGGATGTTGTCATGATGCGGCAGCACGACCTGATCTGGGCTGAGATCCCGACGGTCTTCGATCATGTTGCCAACGACATGTACTTTTACCGGGCAACAACGCCGGGATTCTCCAATTTCGCGGTCTCGGTCCGGAAGAATGTGACCGCGGTCGTGATTGTTTCGAACACGACAACGATTCCGACAACCTCGCCGACCCTGACCACAACGGCAACAGCAACGGCCGTTACGACCCGCATCCCGACGAGTGTTCCGGTAAAGCGGACATCCCCGACTCCCACACCGGTTCCGGCTCCTGCAGTACAACCTGAAACCGGCGTACCCGTCCTGTACATCCTTGCCGGCATTGTGATCATCATCATCGCAGCAGCCGGCTTCTTCTTCGGGAGACGCTGGTGGTGGGCCCGGCAGAACCCGGGCCTTTTCCGGAAATATTAG
- a CDS encoding type II toxin-antitoxin system HicA family toxin, with the protein MSKIPLLSALEIIKILAVFGFKPVRQTGSHIHLLHPDTRRLVTVPNHPEIATGTLLSILKQANIEKEEFLSHVK; encoded by the coding sequence TTGTCAAAAATTCCTCTGCTGTCAGCTCTTGAAATCATTAAAATTCTTGCTGTTTTTGGGTTCAAGCCGGTGCGGCAGACCGGCAGCCATATCCATCTGTTGCATCCCGATACGCGGCGGCTTGTCACGGTTCCCAACCATCCGGAGATTGCCACCGGCACATTACTCTCGATTCTGAAACAGGCAAACATCGAGAAGGAAGAGTTCCTAAGCCATGTGAAATGA
- a CDS encoding NIPSNAP family protein, giving the protein MEDEQKKSPGVYQLRIYEVSPDKREIFHNRFRNHALRIMKRHGFEIIALWESSSVMNFEFVYLLRWPDGATMDRQWKAFLSDEEWIGIKRQIVQEVGEPVIRVTSRLLNDVEYSPAFNPG; this is encoded by the coding sequence ATGGAAGACGAGCAGAAAAAATCCCCTGGTGTATATCAGCTTCGTATCTATGAGGTCTCTCCCGATAAGAGAGAGATCTTCCACAACCGGTTCAGGAATCATGCACTCCGCATCATGAAACGGCATGGTTTTGAGATCATCGCTCTCTGGGAAAGTTCGTCGGTGATGAACTTTGAGTTCGTCTATCTCTTGCGATGGCCGGATGGTGCGACCATGGACCGGCAGTGGAAGGCGTTTCTCTCGGATGAAGAGTGGATCGGGATCAAGAGACAGATCGTTCAGGAAGTCGGTGAACCGGTTATCCGGGTGACGAGCCGGTTGTTGAATGACGTAGAATACTCCCCGGCGTTCAATCCCGGGTAA
- a CDS encoding zinc ribbon domain-containing protein gives MFCNICGEGNPDDAIFCKKCGSPLTSDEFSIDFFIKQNKDLLVCLGVFGALTVYLKQISQTGCDPNAPIYTTFGNFCYLDFGVAGSLIIFLILGFAAFVKLLGINDDGPRPFVFNYGNIIRMILIIPFGALIASIFYYVAQTLSAPSQLLLICITWFLGALFFFGYLKFISSLKLKTLFKWIGSIILFIILLFPMGFATYTKNYYLASFVTIFNVFNFLFIFAYPLHVVLQHRNRNKTEQISDSIQIVLNQLKRK, from the coding sequence ATGTTTTGTAACATCTGCGGGGAAGGAAATCCAGATGATGCAATCTTTTGTAAAAAATGTGGAAGTCCTCTAACATCGGATGAATTTTCAATTGATTTTTTTATTAAACAGAACAAGGATTTGTTGGTCTGTCTAGGTGTTTTCGGTGCATTAACCGTCTATTTAAAACAAATTTCCCAAACGGGATGTGATCCAAATGCCCCTATTTACACAACTTTTGGGAATTTTTGCTATTTAGATTTTGGAGTTGCAGGGAGTTTAATTATATTTTTAATTTTAGGATTCGCTGCCTTTGTTAAATTGTTAGGCATTAATGATGATGGACCTCGACCGTTTGTTTTCAATTATGGGAATATCATTAGAATGATTCTAATTATTCCCTTTGGGGCATTAATCGCATCTATCTTTTATTATGTTGCGCAAACTCTTTCCGCTCCAAGTCAATTGTTACTTATTTGTATTACTTGGTTTCTTGGTGCCTTGTTTTTTTTTGGATATCTCAAATTTATTTCTTCACTCAAATTAAAAACGTTGTTCAAATGGATAGGATCAATCATTTTATTTATAATTCTTCTATTTCCAATGGGTTTTGCGACATATACAAAAAATTATTATTTAGCTAGTTTTGTCACGATTTTTAATGTTTTCAATTTTTTATTTATATTTGCCTATCCACTTCACGTAGTTTTACAACATCGTAATCGAAATAAAACTGAACAAATTAGTGATAGTATCCAAATCGTTTTGAATCAACTAAAAAGAAAATGA
- the leuS gene encoding leucine--tRNA ligase yields the protein MSEFNLQQFEEEAHEKWAHAFESNPSKLDKYYLNVAFPYPSGAMHVGHGRTYIVPDVIARYQRMKGKQVLFPMAFHVTGAPVVGISKRIAKKDEKTIKLYRDLYRVPQNVLEEFVDPLTIVKHFAAEYQRVMTDCGLSIDWRRRFITVDPTYSKFIEWQWKHLYEAGHVIKGAHPVRYCTVDENPVGDHDLLEGDKAEVIKFTMVMFRFGDAFIPCATLRPETIHGVTNLWANPEVTYVRALVDGKPWIVSKEAAEKLALQDHTVEIKEEIPGKDLVDKKVSHPLCGEVLILPAPFVDPDMASGMVMSVPAHAPFDYIALRDLQQAGKYTEIKPIPLIKVEGYGEVPAQYAVEKAGILNQMDSRMDALTQEIYSAEFSKGKLFEKYGGKPVRVAREEVAVLMTEKYDSVVMYEFDVRPVVCRCGNRVKVKILHDQWFLKYSDPAWKAEVSDHLKDMALVPPEVRVEFDRTVDWLKDWACTRRVGLGTKFPWDKQQLIEPLSDSTVYMAYYTIAHRIREIDSKLLTPEVFDYIFLGKKSPDLPEKKKLDAMREEFLYWYPYDFRFSAKDLISNHLTFQIFHHTTVFAGHKDLLPKGMVVFGMGLLNGAKMSSSKGNVFLLEDAVREFGGDTVRMFLMGSAEPWQDFDWRNELVLSTKKQIERFYNTVMEIKDATGEPHDIDRWLASRLQAHIARTTEALDKFQTRQALQEAYFGIETDLKWYRRRLGKDCDGSRELHTLCSVWTRLLAPFIPFTAEYLWKELAGEGLASFAPWPVADRKLVNEKAELAEELLMRTVEDVESIQKLIQITPKSITLALAPEWKHQIFRMIAAADDKNTVVKEIMKDESMRKRGRDATDAAKQCTTLIHRLPPHVVEPLLREPISEKAVFESAKAFLEQEFGVPVHIVEAEGSGLLKAGTALPFKPAIIIE from the coding sequence TTGAGCGAATTCAATCTCCAGCAATTCGAAGAAGAAGCGCACGAGAAGTGGGCCCACGCCTTTGAGTCCAACCCCTCGAAACTGGACAAGTATTACCTGAATGTCGCGTTCCCCTACCCGAGCGGGGCAATGCACGTGGGGCACGGCCGGACGTACATCGTGCCGGACGTGATCGCACGCTACCAGCGGATGAAGGGAAAGCAGGTCCTCTTCCCGATGGCGTTCCACGTAACAGGCGCTCCCGTTGTCGGCATCTCGAAGCGGATCGCAAAGAAGGACGAGAAGACCATCAAGCTCTACCGGGATCTCTACCGGGTCCCGCAGAACGTGCTCGAGGAGTTTGTCGACCCGTTGACGATCGTCAAGCACTTTGCTGCCGAGTACCAGCGGGTCATGACCGACTGCGGTCTCTCGATCGACTGGCGCCGGCGGTTCATCACGGTCGACCCCACGTACTCCAAGTTCATCGAATGGCAGTGGAAGCACCTGTACGAGGCGGGCCATGTCATCAAGGGAGCCCACCCGGTGCGGTACTGCACGGTGGACGAGAACCCGGTCGGGGACCACGATCTCCTCGAAGGCGACAAGGCCGAAGTGATCAAGTTCACGATGGTCATGTTCCGGTTCGGCGATGCGTTCATCCCGTGCGCAACCCTCCGGCCCGAGACCATCCACGGTGTGACGAACCTCTGGGCCAACCCCGAAGTCACGTACGTCAGGGCGCTTGTCGATGGCAAGCCCTGGATCGTTTCAAAGGAAGCCGCCGAGAAACTCGCCCTTCAGGACCACACGGTCGAGATAAAAGAAGAGATCCCCGGCAAGGATCTGGTTGACAAGAAGGTCAGCCACCCGCTCTGCGGCGAAGTTCTGATCCTCCCCGCCCCGTTCGTTGACCCCGACATGGCAAGCGGCATGGTCATGAGCGTTCCCGCCCATGCCCCGTTCGATTACATCGCCCTCCGCGATCTCCAGCAGGCCGGGAAATACACGGAGATCAAGCCCATCCCCCTGATCAAGGTGGAAGGCTACGGGGAAGTCCCTGCCCAGTACGCGGTCGAGAAGGCCGGCATCCTCAACCAGATGGACAGCCGGATGGATGCCCTGACGCAGGAGATCTACTCGGCCGAGTTCTCGAAGGGCAAGCTCTTCGAGAAGTACGGCGGCAAGCCAGTGCGGGTTGCCCGCGAGGAAGTCGCCGTCCTCATGACCGAGAAGTACGACTCGGTCGTGATGTACGAGTTCGATGTCCGCCCCGTGGTCTGCCGGTGCGGCAACCGGGTCAAGGTCAAGATCCTCCACGACCAGTGGTTCCTGAAGTACAGCGACCCGGCCTGGAAGGCCGAAGTCTCGGACCACTTAAAGGACATGGCGCTCGTACCCCCCGAAGTCCGGGTCGAGTTCGACCGCACGGTCGACTGGCTCAAGGACTGGGCCTGCACCCGGCGTGTCGGTCTTGGCACCAAGTTCCCGTGGGACAAGCAGCAGCTCATCGAGCCTCTCTCGGACTCGACCGTGTACATGGCGTATTACACCATCGCCCACCGGATCCGGGAGATCGACTCAAAACTGCTCACTCCCGAGGTCTTCGATTACATCTTCCTTGGGAAGAAATCGCCCGATCTCCCCGAGAAGAAGAAACTCGATGCCATGCGGGAAGAGTTCCTGTACTGGTACCCGTACGATTTCCGGTTCTCGGCAAAAGATCTCATCTCCAACCACCTCACGTTCCAGATCTTCCACCACACCACGGTCTTTGCAGGCCACAAGGACCTGCTCCCGAAAGGCATGGTGGTCTTCGGCATGGGTCTTTTGAACGGCGCCAAGATGTCGTCTTCCAAGGGGAACGTCTTCCTGCTCGAAGACGCGGTCCGGGAATTCGGCGGCGACACCGTCCGGATGTTCTTGATGGGCAGCGCCGAACCCTGGCAGGACTTTGACTGGAGAAACGAGCTCGTCCTCTCCACAAAGAAACAGATCGAGCGGTTCTACAACACGGTCATGGAAATCAAGGACGCGACCGGCGAGCCGCACGACATCGACCGCTGGCTTGCAAGCCGGCTCCAGGCCCACATTGCCCGGACAACGGAAGCCCTTGACAAATTCCAGACCCGGCAAGCCCTCCAGGAAGCCTACTTCGGGATCGAGACCGATCTCAAGTGGTACCGCCGGCGCCTCGGGAAGGACTGCGATGGCAGCAGGGAACTCCACACCCTCTGCTCGGTCTGGACCCGGCTCCTGGCCCCGTTCATCCCCTTTACAGCCGAATACCTCTGGAAGGAACTCGCAGGTGAAGGCCTGGCCTCGTTTGCTCCCTGGCCGGTTGCGGACAGGAAACTTGTGAACGAGAAGGCCGAGCTGGCCGAGGAACTCCTCATGAGAACGGTCGAGGATGTCGAGTCGATCCAGAAGCTCATCCAGATCACCCCGAAATCGATCACCCTTGCCCTTGCTCCCGAATGGAAGCACCAGATCTTCCGGATGATCGCGGCAGCGGACGACAAGAATACCGTTGTCAAGGAGATCATGAAGGATGAGAGCATGAGGAAACGCGGCAGGGATGCAACCGACGCAGCCAAGCAGTGCACCACCCTCATCCACCGCCTGCCCCCGCACGTGGTCGAGCCCCTGCTCCGGGAGCCCATCAGCGAGAAGGCGGTCTTCGAGTCGGCAAAGGCGTTCCTTGAACAGGAGTTCGGGGTGCCGGTCCACATCGTGGAAGCGGAAGGCAGCGGTCTTTTGAAAGCGGGCACTGCCCTGCCGTTCAAGCCGGCGATTATTATTGAATAA
- a CDS encoding PINc/VapC family ATPase, translating into MILVPDTSVLIDGRITSMIKAGEYKGATIIVPEAVIAELEAQANNGREIGFSGLNELQQLCKMAEEKIIELKFSGIRPSLEQVKLASGGEIDAMIRGIAIENSARFITSDNVQAEVARAKGLDVIYLKAQVTDFGPLAIDQFFDEHTIAVYLKERISPRAKKGTINDMKLVKIRDAPTSEYELRMMAQEILERAKRDPDGFIEVEKRGITVVQIGSMRIAIARRPFSDGMEITAVRPIVDVMLSDYTKSDIITKRITSDKRGMIVVGSPGSGKTTLAQSLATYLSDSGFVVKTMEAPRELQVPDQITQYTTLDGSMSNTADVLLLVRPDFVIFDELRKSEDFSVFADMRLAGLGMVGVIHANGVQDAVQRFSDRVDFSVLPQIVNTIIFLKQGVITKIYDVGFTIKVPEGMANEMHLRPVTTITDHETGELVVDVFRYDGETIVMPILTPQVPAPAPAPAAAKPAPASSSRIQQVGTPVAPAQPARPSAPAPEPAKKESEERVGWKLTEKEIQREIGRYTEGFVDVQMVSDTKAVVYIDDKDVPAAIGKGGKNVSGIVNKLGIGIDIKPRSEFDRQQIQPAKTEEDINLGGGIRIHTDKKQLTILAPAECGKIVDVFAGKEYLFTATVNEQGEIHLAKNSSIAQEMIRRYTNNEVIKLRPV; encoded by the coding sequence ATGATTTTAGTCCCAGATACGAGCGTCCTTATTGACGGGCGCATTACATCGATGATAAAGGCCGGTGAATACAAGGGTGCAACAATAATCGTCCCGGAAGCAGTGATTGCAGAACTGGAAGCCCAGGCAAATAACGGACGCGAGATAGGGTTCTCGGGCCTCAACGAACTGCAGCAACTGTGCAAAATGGCCGAAGAGAAGATAATTGAACTCAAGTTCTCCGGTATCCGCCCCTCGCTTGAACAGGTAAAACTCGCAAGCGGCGGGGAGATCGACGCGATGATCAGGGGAATCGCGATAGAGAATTCTGCACGGTTCATCACAAGCGACAACGTGCAGGCCGAAGTGGCACGGGCAAAAGGGCTCGATGTCATCTACTTGAAAGCCCAGGTAACCGATTTCGGTCCGCTGGCCATCGACCAGTTCTTTGACGAGCACACGATTGCCGTGTACCTCAAGGAACGGATCTCGCCCCGGGCCAAGAAGGGCACCATCAACGACATGAAACTCGTGAAGATCCGCGATGCTCCCACAAGCGAGTACGAGCTCCGGATGATGGCCCAGGAGATCCTGGAGCGGGCAAAGCGGGATCCCGACGGCTTCATCGAAGTCGAGAAGCGGGGCATCACGGTCGTCCAGATCGGGTCCATGCGGATCGCGATCGCACGGCGCCCGTTCTCGGACGGCATGGAGATAACGGCAGTCCGCCCCATCGTGGACGTGATGCTCTCCGACTACACCAAGTCGGATATCATCACGAAAAGGATCACGAGCGACAAGCGGGGCATGATCGTTGTCGGATCCCCCGGGTCCGGCAAGACAACCCTCGCCCAGAGCCTGGCAACGTATCTCTCCGACAGCGGCTTCGTGGTCAAGACCATGGAAGCCCCGAGGGAGCTCCAGGTCCCGGACCAGATCACCCAGTACACAACGCTTGACGGGTCCATGTCCAACACCGCCGACGTCCTCCTCCTCGTCCGCCCCGACTTCGTCATCTTCGACGAGCTGCGCAAAAGCGAGGACTTCTCAGTCTTCGCCGACATGCGCCTTGCCGGCCTCGGCATGGTGGGAGTCATCCACGCAAACGGCGTCCAGGACGCGGTCCAGCGCTTTTCCGACCGGGTGGACTTCTCCGTCCTCCCGCAGATCGTCAACACCATCATCTTCCTAAAACAGGGCGTCATCACGAAGATCTACGACGTAGGCTTCACCATCAAGGTCCCCGAGGGCATGGCTAACGAGATGCACCTCCGGCCCGTCACCACCATCACCGATCACGAGACCGGCGAACTGGTAGTCGACGTATTCCGGTACGATGGCGAGACGATCGTCATGCCGATCTTAACCCCGCAGGTCCCGGCCCCGGCACCCGCGCCGGCAGCTGCAAAGCCTGCCCCCGCATCATCATCCCGGATCCAGCAGGTGGGAACGCCTGTTGCCCCGGCCCAGCCCGCCCGGCCCTCTGCCCCGGCTCCCGAACCCGCTAAGAAAGAGAGCGAGGAACGGGTTGGCTGGAAGCTCACCGAGAAAGAGATCCAGCGCGAGATCGGGCGTTACACCGAGGGATTCGTGGACGTCCAGATGGTCTCCGACACAAAAGCCGTTGTCTACATCGATGACAAGGACGTTCCCGCAGCCATAGGGAAGGGCGGCAAGAATGTCTCCGGCATTGTCAACAAGCTCGGCATCGGGATCGACATCAAGCCCCGGTCCGAGTTCGACCGGCAGCAGATCCAGCCCGCTAAGACCGAGGAGGACATCAACCTCGGCGGCGGCATCAGGATCCACACCGACAAGAAGCAGCTCACGATCCTGGCTCCCGCCGAATGCGGCAAGATCGTGGATGTCTTTGCCGGCAAGGAGTACCTCTTCACGGCAACCGTGAACGAGCAGGGCGAGATTCACCTGGCCAAGAACTCGAGCATTGCCCAGGAAATGATCCGGCGCTATACGAACAACGAGGTCATCAAGCTGAGGCCGGTATAA